From a region of the Neobacillus niacini genome:
- a CDS encoding ABC transporter ATP-binding protein, giving the protein MKQNKDGLKPFISLILSANIPKAALVFGLSASLITTLAGLLVPVLTKNLVDGFSVSSLSVPLIIGIGAAFIFQAMISGVSIYLLSFVGQKIVARLREKMWVKLIRLPVSYFDKQSSGETVSRIVNDTSVVRDLISNHFPQFISGIISIIGAIVILLIMDWKMTLIMLISVPLTFMIMMPLGRKMAKISRGLQDETAAFTGSIQQTLSEIRLMKASTAEHHEETKGVTGIGNLLSFGLKEARITALIAPIMYLVVMIVIVMIIGYGGMRVANGTMSTGSLVAFLLYLFQIIFPITSFAMFFTQLQKAKGATERIIDILNLPLEEGQEGLELDITNKPILVNHVSFAYSEDEPVLEDVSFEAQPGEMIAFAGPSGGGKTTMFGLLERFYEPTSGKIMVGNIPITDLSIEAWRSQIGYVSQESAMMAGTIRENLCYGLPNSKSISDDQLWKVAEMAYASEFIKSFSEGLDTEVGERGVKLSGGQRQRIAIARAFLRDPKILMMDEATASLDSQSEGIVQQALSRLMEGRTTFVIAHRLSTIVDADKIIFIEKGRVTGMGTHQELTQSHELYREFAEQQLTSVDQENQKKGALS; this is encoded by the coding sequence ATGAAACAAAACAAGGATGGTTTAAAACCATTTATCTCTCTCATTTTATCTGCTAACATCCCGAAAGCTGCATTAGTTTTTGGGTTATCTGCAAGTCTTATTACGACACTTGCAGGACTTCTTGTTCCAGTACTAACGAAAAACTTAGTAGATGGATTCTCTGTTTCATCGCTAAGTGTTCCACTCATAATTGGGATAGGTGCAGCATTCATCTTCCAAGCAATGATTAGCGGGGTATCGATTTACCTGTTAAGTTTTGTCGGCCAAAAAATCGTCGCCCGGCTGCGTGAAAAAATGTGGGTAAAATTAATTCGTTTACCTGTCAGTTATTTTGATAAACAATCGAGCGGCGAAACCGTCAGCCGAATTGTAAATGATACAAGTGTTGTTCGCGATTTAATTTCGAATCATTTTCCACAATTCATCTCAGGGATTATTTCTATTATCGGTGCCATCGTCATTTTATTGATAATGGATTGGAAAATGACACTTATCATGTTAATATCTGTTCCTCTTACGTTTATGATTATGATGCCGCTCGGAAGGAAGATGGCAAAAATCTCCCGCGGCCTGCAGGATGAGACTGCCGCCTTTACAGGAAGCATTCAACAAACGTTAAGTGAAATCCGCTTAATGAAAGCATCCACTGCAGAACACCATGAAGAGACAAAAGGGGTAACAGGCATTGGCAATTTGCTCAGTTTTGGGTTAAAAGAAGCACGAATCACCGCCTTAATTGCTCCTATCATGTACCTGGTCGTCATGATTGTCATCGTGATGATAATCGGGTACGGCGGAATGCGGGTGGCCAACGGAACCATGTCTACTGGTTCACTTGTAGCATTCTTACTTTACCTTTTTCAAATCATTTTTCCGATAACGAGTTTCGCGATGTTCTTTACCCAGCTGCAAAAAGCAAAAGGGGCTACCGAGCGGATTATTGATATCTTAAACCTGCCTCTAGAAGAAGGGCAGGAAGGGCTGGAGCTGGACATCACAAATAAACCTATTCTCGTCAACCATGTATCTTTTGCCTATAGTGAAGATGAACCAGTCCTAGAAGATGTATCGTTTGAAGCACAGCCAGGTGAAATGATTGCCTTTGCTGGTCCTAGCGGCGGTGGCAAAACGACTATGTTCGGCTTACTTGAACGCTTTTATGAGCCTACCTCTGGGAAAATAATGGTAGGTAATATTCCAATAACAGATTTATCCATTGAAGCATGGCGCAGTCAAATTGGTTATGTTTCACAGGAAAGTGCAATGATGGCGGGAACCATCCGCGAAAATTTATGTTATGGGCTGCCAAATAGTAAATCAATTTCAGATGACCAGCTATGGAAAGTGGCAGAGATGGCATATGCAAGTGAATTTATTAAATCCTTTTCGGAAGGATTGGACACAGAGGTTGGCGAACGCGGGGTAAAACTTTCTGGCGGTCAAAGGCAGCGTATAGCGATTGCACGCGCTTTTTTACGTGACCCTAAGATACTAATGATGGACGAAGCAACAGCAAGCCTTGACAGCCAATCAGAAGGAATTGTTCAGCAGGCATTATCCCGGCTAATGGAAGGCCGTACTACCTTTGTTATTGCTCACCGTTTATCTACGATTGTCGACGCTGATAAAATCATTTTCATCGAGAAAGGGCGAGTCACAGGAATGGGGACTCATCAAGAATTAACACAATCACATGAATTATATCGTGAATTTGCAGAGCAGCAATTAACCAGCGTCGATCAAGAAAATCAAAAAAAAGGTGCATTAAGCTGA
- a CDS encoding MFS transporter: MEVNNQGATSISTGSIFSNRIVLAIMSSNFLLQLGIWIRNFAILLYVTDITDNDPVYVSLISVVEFTPIFIFSFIGGTFADRWKPKLTMVWCDMLSAVSIGLVLLALLFGSWQAIFLATLISAILSQFSMPSAMKLLKQHVPGEQLQSVMAIFQSLMAIFMVIGPVIGTLVYQKYGIYISIGVMGAMFLLSGLVLMFLPRDLEKEKNEVQNNFKKELADGFRYVMSKKILKSMGGIFAVCGLAVGLISPLMIFITIEKLGMPKESLQWLLMANGIGMLAGGGIVMAFSKKISPQKLLAIGIFASMVFTIGVGWSTSFAVTLVLQVLNGVFFPCIHIGINTIILKYSEEAFIGRVNGVLSPLFMGMMVIGMSIAGVVKIPLTLSGVYTVSGILFLIGSLLVVPLFKVKEEGPNISIAEKQPQA; this comes from the coding sequence ACATCCATTTCTACTGGGAGTATATTTTCAAATCGAATTGTATTAGCCATTATGTCTTCAAACTTCTTACTTCAGTTAGGAATTTGGATAAGGAATTTTGCGATTTTACTATACGTGACCGATATTACCGATAATGATCCGGTATATGTTTCCTTAATATCGGTTGTTGAGTTTACCCCGATATTTATTTTTTCATTTATTGGCGGGACTTTTGCTGACAGATGGAAACCTAAATTGACGATGGTTTGGTGCGATATGTTATCTGCTGTATCGATTGGTTTGGTCCTGCTGGCACTACTTTTTGGCTCGTGGCAAGCAATATTCTTAGCGACGCTGATTTCAGCTATTCTTTCACAGTTTTCCATGCCTTCAGCAATGAAACTACTGAAGCAGCATGTACCAGGTGAACAGCTGCAATCCGTTATGGCCATCTTCCAATCGTTGATGGCAATATTCATGGTCATCGGTCCTGTAATTGGAACACTTGTCTATCAAAAATATGGAATATACATTTCGATTGGTGTCATGGGTGCGATGTTCTTACTTTCGGGACTGGTGTTAATGTTCCTTCCGCGTGATTTGGAGAAGGAAAAAAACGAGGTTCAAAATAATTTTAAAAAAGAACTAGCAGATGGTTTCCGTTATGTGATGTCAAAAAAAATCTTGAAATCAATGGGCGGTATTTTTGCTGTGTGTGGTTTAGCTGTTGGTTTGATTTCACCGTTAATGATTTTTATTACGATTGAAAAACTTGGAATGCCCAAGGAATCACTTCAGTGGCTGTTAATGGCAAATGGTATTGGTATGCTCGCTGGCGGTGGTATCGTCATGGCATTCTCGAAAAAGATCTCACCTCAAAAGCTTCTTGCAATCGGGATTTTTGCAAGCATGGTATTTACTATTGGGGTTGGCTGGTCGACTAGCTTTGCAGTAACGCTGGTATTACAAGTATTGAACGGTGTATTCTTTCCGTGTATTCATATTGGGATTAACACCATCATTCTGAAATATTCGGAAGAAGCATTTATAGGGCGTGTGAATGGTGTACTTAGTCCGTTGTTTATGGGGATGATGGTGATTGGAATGTCGATTGCAGGTGTTGTGAAAATTCCACTGACATTATCTGGTGTTTATACCGTATCCGGTATATTATTTTTGATTGGTTCCTTACTGGTTGTTCCGCTTTTCAAGGTAAAAGAAGAGGGGCCAAACATCTCCATTGCCGAGAAGCAGCCCCAGGCTTAG